The Palaemon carinicauda isolate YSFRI2023 chromosome 7, ASM3689809v2, whole genome shotgun sequence DNA window TTTGCTTGGTTAATTATTTCTCTAAATTGAACCAACTTGTTTAAACCAATGGTATAATGGTGATCTGAGGGTATTccatactatatttcataaatagtTTAAACATGATAGATTACCCATGACAACTTTTCAATCCAAAATACCATGTTGGTGGTCAATAAAATCCAGGGTAGGTTAATATTCTGGAAGTTAGAACGATGTCGTATAAAAGACATAATATTTCTACCAGATTATTACCTATTTTATAGATGCTATGGAGCAGAACAGTCCTGGTTCTTGCAATTCTCTCACTGACCCCTAAATGCTTAATGATTCTTGTCTTCATACTAATCTCCACCAACCtctattctctattattattattattattattattattattagcaaagctacaaccctaattgaaaatgaggctgctataagtccaagggctccaacagggaaaatagcccagaggggaaaggaaataagaaaacagatagaataatgtgtctgaaTGTAGCCTCAAACAAAAGACCTCTACTCCAAGAcgttggaagaccatggtgcagaggctatggtacaacccaagactagagaacaaaggtttgattttggacagTCCTTTTCCTGGGAGAGCTGCTTGCAATGGCTAAAGAGTTTATCATGCCTTTGTCGAGAGGGAagaagccactaaacaattacattgcagcagttaaaaactttagtgaagaagaaatttttagTCATCCTTGAGGTGTCATATGTAtgaaaagagaagaatgtgtaaataataggccagactatttagtgtatgtgaaggcaaataaaagatgagccgtaaccagagatggattCAATGTAATACGTAATACTATCTCGGCAGTCTTAGATGCCGATAACTCTCgaaaggtagtatctcaatgggtggctataGCTCTCCCTCCCACTCGCCTCCGTCACTCTTCCCCACCCCTCTCACCTACTCGCCCCCCATTCCCTCTTCCacaactctcactcccactctccccCTGCCCcacctctccctctcactctccctctTCCCCACCTCTCCAtcccactctccctctctctcttcccaacCTCTCCCTCCCACTCGCCCCGTTACTCTTCCCCACCTCTCTCACCTACTCCGCCCTATTCCCTCTTCCACAACTCTCACTCCCGCTCTCTCCCTGCCCCACCTCTCCCTCCCACTCTTCCTCTTCCCAACCTCTCCCTACcactctccccctctctcttcccACCCTCTCCCTCCCACTCGCCCCCGTCACTCTTCCCACCTCTTTCACCTACTCCCCCCATTCCCTCTTCCACAACTCTCACTCCCAATCTCCCCCTGCCCAACCTCTCCCTCCCACTCTCCCTCTTCCCAACCTCTCCCTAccactctcccccctctctcttccCACCCTCTCCCTCCCACTCGCCCCCGTCACTCTTCCCACCTCTTTCACCTACTCCCCCCCATTCCCTCTTCCacaactctcactcccactctccccCTGCCCCATCTCTCCCTCCCACTCTCCCTCTTCCCCACCTCTCCAtcccactctccctctctctcttcccaacCTCTCCCTCCCACTCGCCCCGTTACTCTTCCCCACCTCTCTCACCTACTCCGCCCCATTCCCTCTTCCACAACTCTCACTCCCGCTCTCTCCCTGCCCCACCTCTCCCTCCCACTCTCCCTCTTCCCAACCTCTCCCTACcactctccccctctctcttcccACCCTCTCCCTCCCACTCGCCCCCGTCACTCTTCCCACCTCTTTCACCTACTCCCCCCATTCCCTCTTCCACAACTCTCACTCCCGCTCTCTCCCTGCCCCACCTCTCCCTCCCACTCACCCTCTTCCCCACCTCTCCAtcccactctccctctctctcttcccaacCTCTCCCTCCCACTCACCCCGTTACTCTTCCCCACCTCTCTCACCTACTCCGCCCCATTCCCTCTTCCACAACTCTCACTCCCGCTCTCTCCCTGCCCCACCTCTCCCTCCCACTCTCCCTCTTCCCAACCTCTCCCTACcactctccccctctctcttcccACCCTCTCCCTCCCACTCGCCCCCGTCACTCTTCCCACCTCTTTCACCTACTCCCCCCATTCCCTCTTCCACAACTCTCACTCCCAATCTCCCCCTGCCCCACCTCTCCCTCCCACTCTCCCTCTTCCCAACCTCTCCCTACcactctccccctctctcttcccACCCTCTCCCTCCCACTCGCCCCCGTCACTCTTCCCACCTCTTTCACCTACTCCCCCTATTCCCTCTTCCacaactctcactcccactctccccCTGCCCCACCTCTCCCTCCCACTCTCCCTCTTCCCCACCTCTCCAtcccactctccctctctctcttcccaacCTCTCCCTCCCACTCGCCCCGTTACTCTTCCCCACCTCTCTCACCTACTCCGCCCCATTCCCTCTTCCACAACTCTCACTCCCGCTCTCTCCCTGCCCCACCTCTCCCTCCCACTCTCCCTCTTCCCAACCTCTCCCTACcactctccccctctctcttcccACCCTCTCCCTCCCACTCGCCCCCCGTCACTCTTCCCACCTCTTTCACCTACTCCCCCCATTCCCTCTTCCACAACTCTCACTCCCGCTCTCTCCCTGCCCCACCTCTCCCTCCCACTCTCCCTCTTCCCAACCTCTCCCTACcactctccccctctctcttcccACCCTCTCCCTCCCACTCGCCCCCGTCACTCTTCCCACCTCTTTCACCTACTCCCCCCATTCCCTCTTCCACAACTCTCACTCCCAATCTCCCCCTGCCCCACCTCTCCCTCCCATCTCCCTCTTCCCCAACTTTCCCTCCCACTCTCCCCATTCCctcttccccacctctctctccccctctctatGTCCCCTGTAAAACTTAGTTTTCCTGTGCTTGCTTTCCGCTTGACCTTTAATAAAATCAAGTCTTGACAGGGTTAATGGCTTTCACACGGGGAGGTCTTTCCTTCCTGACGGTTTATTCTTATTTCTGGACTAAACGAACGCTGTCACTCTAAAAGACTAACATAAACCCCGGCATAGAGGATTAGTGCAATTAGGCTTCATTAAAGTTGAAATTAGTTTGGTAAAGGTAAAAcatttataatagatttttttgtttttgtttccgaAGGAAAATGTTTATCTGAAGATGAAAATTATATCCTTTATTTTACACAAACTCGAAGGAGTGCCCACTAATAGACACACTTATACAgtatgtgcagatatatatatatatatatatatatatatatatatatatatatatatatatatatatatatatatatatatatatatgtatatatacatatatatatatatatgtatatatatatatgtatatatatatatatatatatatatataaagtattgatatatatatatatatatatatatatatatatatatatatatatatatatatatttatatatatatatatatacatatatatatatatatatatatatatatatatatatatatatatatatatatatatatatatatacacccacacacacacccatatatatatatatatgtatatatatacatatatatactgtatatatatatatacacagtatatatatatatatatatatatatatatatatatatatatatatatatgtatatatatatattcatatatgtatatatataagaaatgcagccgtttctagtacgctgcaggaaaaaggcctcatacatatccttatgcatgtctggggtttggccagttttcatcatcacgctagccactgcggattagtgatggtgggagactttagtctgatctctcacaataAACCAACTTAAAGTGGATgcccctgagtagtacagctttgctgatcatggcaatacacaaaccacgtcacctcgttaaggtattcccatagaTTTAATCACAAGAGGTGGTTTGCTATACTATGGCATTATCAGGCAATTGGTGACCTATAGCAGGTTTATATTATCAAGCGAGGCAGAACGctaggaagaaaaggaaaaaaaagataaaaaacatttcATCTACAAAGGTTTTCCTCTCGTGAAATGAACGGTTAATTAACACAGTTTTATCGCCAGGTAGAGCAACAGTTAAATAGGGTTTAGGAGTACAAGACATTCATAATGCATAAAAAAAGGTATTCAGCTATAGGAGAACTAAACTAAGACTGtagatagttttaataattttgataataatcgatttgataattttatagataatactaatattagtaataaaagagtcctaataattctaataacaataataataatttcaataatcttaataacattatgataattttaataattttaataataacaatactactactactactactacttctgctactactactactactagtactactactactactactacaactaataataataataataataataataataataataattttaataacaatgatgataataataataataacaataatattaataataataataataataataataataataatcttaataatttcaatagcaataataataataattttaacaactttaataataataataacgagatcaATTAGTTGAAGAAAAAGTGGAGCCAGGGCCTTGCAAGATGGGGATGGAGAACATTGGGAAAATATTCATAAGCAAAGATGTCATTAAAATATCACTGTTGAGACGACAAATTGGATTTTAACAGCGTGTTTGAGCTAATTCTTAGAACGCTTGAAAGAATCTCCTCTATATagaaaagaacaatatatatatatatatatatatatatatatatacatatataaatatatatatatatatatatatatatatgtatatatatatactgtatatatatatgtatatatatacatatatatataaatatatatacatactgtatatatatatatatatatatatatatatatatatatatatatatatatatatatatatatatatatatatatatatatactgtatatatatgtatatatatatatatactgtatatatatatatatatatatatatatatatatatatatatatatatatatatatatatatatatatatatatatttcctgtcacgatgAGTGGCATTCCTAGGCCTATGACTACTTGGTATCTCCCAGTCCCTCGGTTAGGGGGAGGaggcgtagtcataccctggttagaggggtaaccccgagaggtacactaggaaaccacaatcttccacaaatttccGAAAGTACggggttgtagttatgaaaagtggagggggtgggaagtgttgaatctgtgtgtgtttgtgcgtgtatacatgtatgtgtgtttgtgtgtgtgcatatctatctaaatggatagacgtcatttttgacggctcgggtatgcTAGTAAAAAATCAATCTCATATTACAAAGTAGAGAAGAGGGAAAGTTTACGGATATATCCAACCGCATTTAACGTACTTGACCTTGGTTGTAATATAGTAAGAGCGATAGTTAAATACTTGGGTAATTGAGTATTCGATAATCGAATGATTTGTggaatataataagaataatattaaaatcttTATCATTTGATATAGAATGAATTCAAGTTatcaaaatgtaaatttttatGACTACTAAGCATAAGCAgttataggcgtcaatgaccttagatgtcaggatgccagaaaaccttaaatcaatcactTAAGCAGTTATTCTTTAGACAAATGATAGGTTGAAAATGACAATGCacatgattgtaaaaaaaaaaaagcttatttggTAAGGCACATGTATTTCCAAACTGAATATTCGTACATCGGACCCAGTTTCAAGCAATGtcagaccaaaagaaaaaaaaaagaaaaaaaaaaaaaaaaaacttcacgaaCTTCAAGTCTTAAGAACAAATCAGAAAGCTTTAAAATCCTCTTGTGGTGTGTAAAGTTAGGAGAAATGGGATAGATTCAAGGAGAAATTCTTTTTAGTGCAAGTGAACTGGACGGGTAATGGTCCCAAGCAACTTTCATCTTTCGGTAATTGGGAGATAAGCATGAAATTGGCTTACACGACTCGAAAACCACTCGGAACTCCTCGGTCTCAATGAggctatgttttttatcctctgcttcttttacttcTCTAATGGACGTATATTAGTTTTTCTCTTCTAAATTTTTCTTGTTTGTTATCAAAATCCAAAACCAAAATAGGTTattctctctctataaatatgaATTTCAAGGATATAAGTAAAAGTCTTAAATAGCACTTACTTGATGCtagtaataactattattataaatttaCCAATATTTCGGTTATTAGGATTTAACTTTTGTTTTATGTATTGAAAAGAAAACTTAGATTATAATTCATGAAATGCAGTTGCTTGATGGTGTTGATGGAAAACAGATCTCCAAAGCGCTGAAAGAATAATTGGTTAgcttgtaaaactctctctctctctctctctctctctctctctctctctctctctctctctctctctctctctctcgtacacttattCCAACTGTTATATTTCTTAAGTGGTAAATGGTATTCATCTgtcctttttaatattttgttttcttcatttctttaataaaaaaaatgaaaggaattaTGAATAAGTTAGAATACtgagaaaataattttttcatcttttctattttctcttctgAACTCTGTTCTCTTCATGATGACATTTTaactctctccccccctctctctctctctctctctctctctctctctccctctctctctctctctctctctctctctctctctctcctctcatctcctctctctctctctctctcaatgtaattcTGTGTAGTAATTTGAATAAGacctatattaaaagaaaatattgtaaagaATAACATTTAACCATAAAATCACAATACTCCTGTAATCCCCCATATGTGACATTTTGATTATAGAAAATTTTTGAAATcacattgtttttattaatttatcctTCAActatgatttatttcttttattatttactaattttcaaattctaaaagtattattgtCCCGGAAATAAAAAATCCAGTAaatttctacctgctgagtcatcagcagtttttgcctggctttcccaggtcctaacttggatggagagggatcttaggcgctattcatatgtatatatggtcagtctctagtctagagcattgtcctactagctgggagaatgtcactgtcccttgtcacttccattcatgagcggcctttaaacctttaaacaacaagaAAACAACTGAGCAGCTGAAGGATTGATTAGTGTCTCTTAATTAGATCCAGCTTAATGAAAGGAAATTAACGTCAGATTGATTGACAGCAGATTAATGTCAGCTTAATGAAAGCAGATTAATGACAGCTTAATAAAAGCAGCTTAATGAAAGCAGATTAATGTCAGCTTAATGAAAGCAGATTACTGTCAGCTTAGTGATTACAGATTGATGTCAGCTTAATGAAAGCATATTAATGTCAACTTGAGGAAAGCAGATGAATGTCAGATTAGTGAGTGCAGATTAATGTCAGATTAGTGAGTGCAGATTAATGTCAGCTTAATGAAAACAGATTAATATCAGCTTAGTGAATGCAGATTAATGTAAGAGTAATGAAAGCAGATTAATGTCAACTTGATCAAAGCAGATTAATGTCAGCTTGATGAAATCAGATTAATGTCAGCTTACTGAAAGCAGATTAAAATCAGCTTAGTGAATGCAGATTAATGTCAGCTTGGTGAAAGCAGATTAATGTTAGCTTAATGAAGGCAGATTAATGTCAGCTTAGTGAATGCAGATTATTGTCAGCTTAATGAAAGTAGGTTAATGTCAGCTTAATGAAAGCATATTTATGTCAACTTAATGAAAGCAGATTAATGTCAGCTTACTGAAAGCAGATTAATGTCATCTTAATGAATGCAGATTAATGTCAGCTTAATGAAAGCAGGTTAATGACAGCTTAAAACAGATTAATGTCAGCTTGATGAAAGAAGATTAATGTCAGCTTACTGAAAGCAGATTAATG harbors:
- the LOC137644584 gene encoding uncharacterized protein, with the protein product MMNLSLPLASVTLPHPSHLLAPHSLFHNSHSHSPPAPPLPLTLPLPHLSIPLSLSLFPTSPSHSPRYSSPPLSPTPPYSLFHNSHSRSLPAPPLPPTLPLPNLSLPLSPSLFPPSPSHSPPSLFPPLSPTPPIPSSTTLTPNLPLPNLSLPLSLFPTSPYHSPPSLFPPSPSHSPPSLFPPLSPTPPHSLFHNSHSHSPPAPSLPPTLPLPHLSIPLSLSLFPTSPSHSPRYSSPPLSPTPPHSLFHNSHSRSLPAPPLPPTLPLPNLSLPLSPSLFPPSPSHSPPSLFPPLSPTPPIPSSTTLTPALSLPHLSLPLTLFPTSPSHSPSLSSQPLPPTHPVTLPHLSHLLRPIPSSTTLTPALSLPHLSLPLSLFPTSPYHSPPLSSHPLPPTRPRHSSHLFHLLPPFPLPQLSLPISPCPTSPSHSPSSQPLPTTLPLSLPTLSLPLAPVTLPTSFTYSPYSLFHNSHSHSPPAPPLPPTLPLPHLSIPLSLSLFPTSPSHSPRYSSPPLSPTPPHSLFHNSHSRSLPAPPLPPTLPLPNLSLPLSPSLFPPSPSHSPPVTLPTSFTYSPHSLFHNSHSRSLPAPPLPPTLPLPNLSLPLSPSLFPPSPSHSPPSLFPPLSPTPPIPSSTTLTPNLPLPHLSLPSPSSPTFPPTLPIPSSPPLSPPLYVPCKT